The [Limnothrix rosea] IAM M-220 genome contains the following window.
CTACCTCAGATAAACAAATTCTGAGACTTTAAGGTGATTTTCAGGGAGTACTTAGCCCGAAAACATACCATAGAAATAGTAATGTCTATTTAGTTAAGGCAGCCATAAATAATGCGAGATTGGCACATTAACGCTCACGGTGAAATTGAAGCAGGAGCAGATGCTGAAGAGTTTGAACTGCCGCCTGAAGAGTATCGGCTATATCGTTTTCTGACGGAACTAGAAGACCTATTGCGGGACAATCCTGATGATGACCAGCTCGTTAAACAAGTTTCTCCAATGGTGCGACGTTTACTGACGAGCTCCTACTGGCTGCAAGCGTCCTATAGTGAGCCAGACCCGAAAAAAGGGTGGTCAGTGGATATGCTTTACGATGAGCCGGAGTTTCCCCTAACGGTACAAATGGTGGCTTGGCAGCCGGGCACTGTTTCTCCTATCCATAACCATGGCGCTTGGGGCATTGTGGCGTTTGTGATGGGGTCAGAGAAAAATGTTTTGTGGCGCGAAACGGTATCCGGGGAGCTGGAGCAAGTGGGCGAACGGGTATTTGAAGCTGGTGATATTGTCACATTTGTGCCGGAAACGATTCATCATATTGAGGCGATCGGCGAAGATACAGTCGTGAGTTTTAATATTTATGGCAAAACGGATTACAAAAATCGCTACGAATTTGATCCAAAAACAGCTGATAAAAAGCTATTTTAAGGTGGCGTAAGGAAGTTTTATGACCGGGGCGATAGTCTCAGTTTCTAGTGGGTAAGGTGCAATGCTTGCAATGTTAATTTGGCTTGTTCTGTTCCTCTTGGGATCAAGTTATTTTTTTACTGAGGTCTTAACGCTGTGGCCAGATTTTTTGCTGGTTAAAGTCAGTCAGTTATTTGGGTGGTTTTGTCTTTGGGCGATCGCCGGATTTGTCCTATGGTGCTTTGCCGAAGAATAAAGACATTCTGTGCCGTTTTTTCGATGAACATAAAATCATCTTGTCTAAATTTGATTTTTAGAAAGAGCCAAGCAGATGATCTTTTTATTATTTTATTATTGACTTTACTATTAAACTTTTTTCGTTTATGGGCAAGCAAAACTAGCTCTGCTATGAATGAATTGACCCAAACTTTTTTATCGACAAAAGAAATCCAACAACTCCATTGGGAGCCATGCCCCAAAGTAAATAACTTGCCCAAGACTGCAGTATCGTTAACAAAAATCAATATTAAATAATCGATAAATCTAACTTTCCGTTTGGTGAACTATTGGATTTTCTCCGCGAAAAAAAACAGTTTAATAGGTTGTATCCGTATTGATTGTAATATCTAAAGTTTCCTCATCAACCTCTATGTAGAGGCGATTGGGACGACAACAGACTTGGCAATCTTCAATATAATTTTGTAAAAAGCCTTCACTTAAGTCGATAAAAGTTATACTTCCTTCACCACAATAAGCACAAAAATATTCCGCTGTATTTTCCATTCCATTACCTCAATTTTTCTTGCCTCAATATGTCTCCATACTGATGGCTTAGTCACCTCAAGTTTTATGAAGGCTTGTCAGTGCTTTTTCGTATTCTAGGACACAATGAAATCAATATCGCATCATTGTCAAAGTGGGGATGAGAAGAATGATCATGTTTATCGATCGATCGCCGAAAACGGGTTTAGCAGAGCATTGCGCTGAAGATCAACCCCGTGATCGTATTTTAAAAGCTGCCCTACATTTATTCGCGAAAAAAGGCTATGAAAAGACCACGACAAAGGAGCTTGCTGCTAGGGCAAATGTCGCAGAAGGAACGCTATTTCGACACTTTACGAACAAAAAAACAATCCTTGTTGAGGTTGCGACTTTAGGTTGGATGGATTTGCTTACGGACTTTCTAACGGAGCTTAGTGAAATGGGTAGCTATAAGGCGATCGCCCAGGTGATGCGGCGGCGAATGCTAAACATGCACAAAAATAAAGACCTCCTCAAAGTTTGCTTTATCGAAGCCCAATCCCACCCAGAATTACGGGAGCGCATTCAAGCAGAAGTAATCGATAAAATGACCGATATTGCTGAGGCATTTTTTGAGTCTGCAATGGAAAAAGGGATTTACCGTAAAATGAATCCCCAAATTGTGGCGCAGGTGTTTTTAGGGATGTTTGCGATCGCCGGATTTTCCGATGCAACGATTGCCGATCCCAATGCCTCTCCCGAAGCGCTACGGGAAATGGCAGAAGGCATTGCGGATATCTTTTTACATGGTGTTTTAGCCTAGATTCAGACATCAAAACACAAAATAAAAAACGCACCTCCCATGAGATGCGCCCATCATAATTTAAGTGGTTTACTGATATTTATTGAACAATAAAAGTCTCAGTAGACCTTTTGTTATTTACTAAAAAAGTACTTAACGTCAGTTATGGATAAGCATGTAGCCAAAATTCTCTAGAGAAAAAGAGACACGGGGAAGCAACGAAAATTTGCATTTTTTGAAAGCTAGTAGGATTGTTTGCATAGAAACATCTCCCGATCTCTCGCTCTCCCATTCACCGCGTCGTACTTCCGAGCATGCTTAAGCAAAACTCACGTTACTTAGCCTTTGTAAGCTTTGATGCACTCTTCAACGAGGGGAGCTACGGCATCAATATCTTTCCAACCAAGGATTTCGACTGCTTTTTTTTCTAGATTTTTGTAGGATGCAAAGAATTCCGCAATCTCGTCGAGACGGTGCTGGGAAATTTGCTTAATGGACTTGATGTCGTTGTAGCGAGGATCTTCGGCGGGCACACAGAGGATTTTTTCGTCGCGATCGCCGCCGTCGATCATTTCCATCATGCCGATGGGACGCGCTGCAATTACACAACCGGGGAAAGTGGGCTCATCCATGATCACCATGCCATCGAGGGGGTCGCCATCATCAGCAAGGGTGTTAGGGATGAAACCATAGTCATAGGGATACTTTACAGAGGAAAACAGTACCCGATCCAAGATAAAGGCATTCATGTCTTTATCAAATTCATACTTGTTTTTGCTGCCGCCAACAATCTCAATTAAAACGTTAACCAAACCGGGTTCGGGTTGGGCAGGAATACGGGATAAGTCCACAGGTAATTTCTCCTAATAAAATCCATCACAAAATCTTTGCAGGACTCGACTGAAATCAGGCCTTGCACTAAAAAATGAAAGCATAAAATTCAGGCGATCGCCCTCAAGCATTCTACACAGTCGTGGTATTTTTACCAGAAAAATTACTCAATAAGACGCGAACTCAGCTCTGGCACAAGATCAGGAGCCGCAGGGCGGTGGGAGTAGTAGCCAATGATCAGTAGAGGAATGGTCAAGGTGAGGAGGGCGATCGCTGTACCAAGCAGATCAGACCATCTAGATGAAGGGTCGGCAGGTTTGCCGGAAGAGCCACTGGATTCCATAATTTAGGTAGTTTTTCACTTTGGGGGCGAAGAACTAAAAAGTAGTAACTAAAAAATTTAATGTTATATCGCTATTCTACCCAACAAAAGTGTCAAAACTGTGTTGCGTGAAACGATTTTTTGATTAAAAAAAGGTGAATATCCTAACTTTTCGGCTCGTATCTATCTTCTGAAATAGGTACAAGTAGGGACTGGGAAAGGAGTGAATGGTATTCTGCCTTGAGCTTGAGGAGAGGACGATCTCTCACGCGTTCAAAGGGAGATTCCCCAAGGAAATTTTCTGCCCGTTCCTGTAACACCGCCGCTAGGGTTTCAATGGGGGCATGGGTCATGCTCGGAAATTCTTCGGGGAGCGCGACTAAATTTTGGCGATACAGAATAATTTTGAGGAATGCCTGTTCTTCTGGGGCAAGGTGCTGGACAAACCGTAACCAGGCTTGCCAAGCTGGGGGCAGTAGTGCAAAGATTTCTTCGTTGGTGGCGATCGGTGATAGCGTCTTTAAACTTTCTAACTCCGTCACTAGAACTGATTTTTCTTGGCGCTTACAGAGAATATCGCGCGTTAGCCGCTGAACAGCCGCCTGGCTCCCTAAAAGGTTGAAGGACATTTCACGGTATTGAGCCGTTGTAAAGTCTAGGTTGTCTTGCATCTCTGCGTAACGCTGTTCTAGGACGTTAAATTCCGCCCTTAGGTCATAGAGCGCGCCTTCTAAATCGATTTTTTGTTCTTGGGCGATCGCACATTCTGTTTGAAGCAGTTTTTGTTGGTGCTGCTGGTCAGCTAGTTTACGACGGACAAGGGCTAGACGCTGTTGCACACGACTGAGGCGCACCTCTGGCGCAAGGGCATCGAGGGCGGCATGGGCTTCTAATTTCTCCTGAAGTTCTTGGTATTGGCTCTGAAGCTCGACGAGAGCCGTTTGGGTCTCTGTGTATCGTTGACTTTGGGCATCGTTTGCTGCCCGCAATTGTGTTAGTTCAACGTTCATCTCGTTGCGCTGTTGGCTAAGCTCGTTAATGCGGTTGAGTAGCCGTAAACGTTCGGATTTTAGGGAGCGCACACTGGCGGCAAGTTCTTGTTCTAGTTCAAAGGCTTCGTTGACGTAGAGATCGAGGTGGGTTTGTTCTTGCCGCAGTATGTGTAGGGTTTGTTGTAGTGCTGTTTTTTCGTCCTGTTGTGCTTGCTGCCGTTCTCGCTCGACCAGTATGGAGCCTCCTGCCATGCCGCAGCCCGTCAGTAAGGCGGCGATCGCCCCGGTTTTCGTATTGCGCTGCCAAACTGCCGTTGCGCTAAAAACGAACAGACTAGCAAAAAGAATTGTGCGGGGGAATTTACCGAGCATAGCCATATGTCAAAACAATTAGGAAGTGGTAAGTGCTTGTTCGCCGATGAGAAAATCAACAAACTGTCGCGCCGTGCGTCCGGAACGGCCATTGTGGCGAGTTGCCCATTGTTTGGCGCGAAACTCAAGGGTATCCGTATCTAGCTGGAGATTGGCGCGTTGGGCAAGGTGATGCACAATATCGAGATAGGTATTTTGGTTTGCAGGCTCAAAGGTGAGGGTGAGACCGAAGCGATCGCTAAAGGATAATTTTTCTTGTACTGTGTCCCAATTATGAATTTCGTGGGCTTCACTAGGCCGCGGCCGCTCTTCAAAAAATTCTCGCACAAGGTGACGGCGGTTCGATGTGGCATATACAACGACATTACTGGCTTTGGCGCGGATACTGCCTTCTAAAACAACTTTTAGGGACTTAAAAATGTCGTCATCTTCTTCGAAGGACAAATCATCCACGAAGATAATAAATTTTTGAGGTTGCTGTCGTAGTATTTCCACAATTTCCGGCAAAGCCCGAAAGCCCTGTTTATCGACTTCCACAAGGCGCAAACCTTGGTCTTTATATTGCCCGAGGAGGGCTTTGACTAGGGAAGATTTACCGGAACCACGACTGCCGTATAGCAACACATTGAGGGCAGGTAAGCCCGCGAGGAGACATTCGGTGTTTTGCACTAGGGCGGCTTTCGGTGTGTCGTAGCCGACAATATCGTCAAGGGGTAGCCAATCGGGTTCTAAAATATTGTGTAATGTGCCATCGAGCCAGCGGAAGGCTTCGTACTGGGCAAACTGGCCGACACCATGGCGATGGTAATAACCGGCTAACTGATCAAGGGATGATGCCCAAGAGGTACTGTGGTGGAGAAAGTCGTCTGACTGGCGATCGCCATCCCAAGGAATAACGGGAGCTGCCACCTGGGTGGCGACCTGAACCCAATGACTAAAGGTATTCGGCTCACAATGGTAGATCTGTTGCAAGATCCTGAGATCGTGTTTGACGGCCTGTTGCAACGGCATGGCAATATCTTCTAGGGATTTGCGTTGCGCCTGCTGACTAAAGGGATTATCGTCCTGTAAAATCCGCTTCACGAGCCAGTCTGGCCAACTCAGATCAGCGATCGCCAACTCCCGAAAAAAAAGACCATAGCACTTCAAACATTGAGTTGTGGCTGTGGCATTACTATTTTGTACCGATTGATCCGTATATAACCGTTGTAAAAGCGCGAGAAACGCCTGACCAATAGCACAGTCAAAAACATCCTGGTAAACCAGTAACGACGCAATCTGTGGATAAAGAGTGCGACTAGAAATTACGGAGGTGTTAGCAGTTTCCATCATATTTGCCATTGTAGAGGACAGATAATCCCTGCACACAGACTCATTGGCAATTGTTCACAGCATTGCTTCATCGGCCCTGCATCATAAAAATATTTGAAAAAAAGTCCCCTCGGATCATAGACTGCCATTGCAACCAACGCCCCTATCAGAAGAACTTCGCAGTACTCCGACCATAGGTGAAAACTTGGT
Protein-coding sequences here:
- a CDS encoding cupin; the protein is MRDWHINAHGEIEAGADAEEFELPPEEYRLYRFLTELEDLLRDNPDDDQLVKQVSPMVRRLLTSSYWLQASYSEPDPKKGWSVDMLYDEPEFPLTVQMVAWQPGTVSPIHNHGAWGIVAFVMGSEKNVLWRETVSGELEQVGERVFEAGDIVTFVPETIHHIEAIGEDTVVSFNIYGKTDYKNRYEFDPKTADKKLF
- a CDS encoding CPXCG motif-containing cysteine-rich protein; amino-acid sequence: MENTAEYFCAYCGEGSITFIDLSEGFLQNYIEDCQVCCRPNRLYIEVDEETLDITINTDTTY
- a CDS encoding TetR/AcrR family transcriptional regulator, with the protein product MFIDRSPKTGLAEHCAEDQPRDRILKAALHLFAKKGYEKTTTKELAARANVAEGTLFRHFTNKKTILVEVATLGWMDLLTDFLTELSEMGSYKAIAQVMRRRMLNMHKNKDLLKVCFIEAQSHPELRERIQAEVIDKMTDIAEAFFESAMEKGIYRKMNPQIVAQVFLGMFAIAGFSDATIADPNASPEALREMAEGIADIFLHGVLA
- a CDS encoding inorganic diphosphatase, with the protein product MDLSRIPAQPEPGLVNVLIEIVGGSKNKYEFDKDMNAFILDRVLFSSVKYPYDYGFIPNTLADDGDPLDGMVIMDEPTFPGCVIAARPIGMMEMIDGGDRDEKILCVPAEDPRYNDIKSIKQISQHRLDEIAEFFASYKNLEKKAVEILGWKDIDAVAPLVEECIKAYKG
- a CDS encoding ATP-binding protein; protein product: MMETANTSVISSRTLYPQIASLLVYQDVFDCAIGQAFLALLQRLYTDQSVQNSNATATTQCLKCYGLFFRELAIADLSWPDWLVKRILQDDNPFSQQAQRKSLEDIAMPLQQAVKHDLRILQQIYHCEPNTFSHWVQVATQVAAPVIPWDGDRQSDDFLHHSTSWASSLDQLAGYYHRHGVGQFAQYEAFRWLDGTLHNILEPDWLPLDDIVGYDTPKAALVQNTECLLAGLPALNVLLYGSRGSGKSSLVKALLGQYKDQGLRLVEVDKQGFRALPEIVEILRQQPQKFIIFVDDLSFEEDDDIFKSLKVVLEGSIRAKASNVVVYATSNRRHLVREFFEERPRPSEAHEIHNWDTVQEKLSFSDRFGLTLTFEPANQNTYLDIVHHLAQRANLQLDTDTLEFRAKQWATRHNGRSGRTARQFVDFLIGEQALTTS